One window of Trifolium pratense cultivar HEN17-A07 linkage group LG5, ARS_RC_1.1, whole genome shotgun sequence genomic DNA carries:
- the LOC123884199 gene encoding septin and tuftelin-interacting protein 1 homolog 1-like produces MDEDQEMEKFGMENDFEGGEWVGGEFYYRKRREKRHQTKEDVLYGVFADSEDDDDDEYSSRKRRKDRDFSKKQDFTKPVNFVSSGNFMPNQDNVNENLKEKDENDSYVDEDRPGLGAGLGFGSASTSGSGLGFNSGPVNGSHRNDESDDNDNGDDKFLPTAFGKKIKEGAMRREKERLEKKKGQKQKPGLGLGGSVDVGTFETHTKGIGMKLLAKMGYKGGGLGKNQQGILNPIEATLRAKNKGLGFDSSEKTTMPLPTLQTEKKNTSGGDVQPTVGRSRERSWLKQLKKKKKEEYVTAEELLASKQEEDSEVVQKIYDMRGPQVRVYTNLSDLNAEEKAKEEDVPMPELQHNVALIVRLAEADIQEIDSDLRKERDIALSLKKEKENLEAEASFQKNQLDNYEKIMSVLDRVGEDNTLGTLTLDSLAQCFRDMHKRYPDDYKLCNLSCIACSYALPLFIRVFQGWDPLRNPSHGLELVSQWKALLQGDDCFDIWDTSSPYTHLVSEVVLSAVRISGINTWPARDPEPMLRFLESWEKLLPSSVLADILDNIVMPKLSNAVGTWEPHLETIPIHTWVHPWLPLLGHKLEEIYRTIRFKLSTVLDAWHPSDGSAYAILSPWKTVFDKDSWQQLMHRFIVPKLKAVFVSDEFQVNPASQKLDQFYWVMNWASAIPAHLMVDTMEIFFTKWLTVLYRWLCSNPNFEEVTKWYLGWKELIPKELLANETIRYKINCGLEMLNQAVEGMEVVQPGLKEKISYIRVSEQRKFENQQKAAASAQPVNADGVNEMSMKEIIETYAREHGLLFKLKPGRMHNGHQIYGFGNVSIIIDSLNQKVYAQNEETWSLETLARLLELHNRSLSKRR; encoded by the coding sequence ATGGATGAAGATCAAGAGATGGAGAAATTCGGAATGGAGAATGATTTCGAAGGTGGCGAATGGGTTGGTGGTGAATTCTACTATCGAAAGCGTAGAGAGAAACGACATCAAACCAAAGAGGATGTTCTCTATGGAGTTTTTGCTGATTCTGAagatgacgatgatgatgagTATTCTAGTAGGAAGCGAAGAAAAGACCGTGATTTTTCGAAGAAACAGGACTTCACTAAACCGGTGAATTTCGTTTCCAGTGGAAATTTTATGCCTAATCAAGATAATGTTAATgagaatttgaaagaaaaagatgagaatGATAGTTATGTTGACGAAGATAGGCCTGGTTTAGGTGCAGGTCTTGGTTTTGGATCTGCTAGCACGTCCGGGTCTGGTTTAGGTTTTAATTCTGGTCCTGTGAATGGTTCTCATAGGAATGATGAATCTGATGATAATGATAACGGTGATGATAAGTTTTTGCCTACTGCGTTTGGGAAGAAGATTAAGGAGGGAGCAATGAGGAGGGAGAAGGAGAGATTGGAGAAGAAGAAGGGGCAGAAGCAGAAGCCTGGTCTAGGTCTGGGGGGATCTGTGGATGTTGGGACTTTCGAGACTCATACAAAAGGAATTGGAATGAAGCTGCTGGCGAAGATGGGTTATAAAGGTGGTGGTCTTGGGAAGAATCAGCAGGGTATTTTGAATCCTATTGAGGCAACATTAAGGGCTAAGAATAAAGGTCTTGGATTTGATTCATCAGAGAAGACTACAATGCCGTTGCCCACTTTGCAGACGGAAAAGAAGAATACATCGGGAGGAGATGTGCAGCCTACAGTTGGAAGATCGAGAGAACGTTCGTGGTTAAAgcagttgaagaagaagaaaaaagaagagtatGTAACTGCTGAAGAGTTGTTGGCGAGCAAGCAAGAAGAAGATTCAGAGGTTGTTCAGAAGATTTATGATATGCGGGGCCCGCAGGTACGAGTGTATACAAATTTGTCTGATTTGAATGCTGAGGAGAAAGCAAAGGAAGAGGATGTCCCAATGCCCGAGCTTCAGCATAACGTAGCACTAATAGTTCGGTTGGCTGAGGCTGACATCCAAGAGATAGATAGTGATTTGAGGAAAGAGAGGGATATAGCACTTAgcttgaaaaaagaaaaagagaactTGGAAGCTGAGGCATCATTTCAAAAGAATCAGCTGGAtaattatgagaaaataatgAGTGTGCTAGACCGAGTTGGAGAAGACAACACCTTAGGAACATTAACATTGGACTCCCTTGCTCAATGCTTTAGAGACATGCACAAAAGATATCCTGACGACTATAAGTTGTGTAACTTGTCATGCATTGCTTGTTCATATGCTCTTCCTTTGTTTATCAGAGTGTTCCAAGGATGGGATCCTCTTCGAAATCCTTCTCATGGTTTGGAGTTGGTATCACAGTGGAAGGCATTGCTTCAAGGTGATGATTGTTTTGATATTTGGGACACATCGTCACCTTATACTCACTTGGTTTCAGAGGTTGTATTATCAGCTGTTAGAATATCTGGTATAAATACATGGCCTGCACGGGATCCTGAGCCGATGCTAAGGTTTTTGGAGTCATGGGAAAAGTTGCTTCCTTCTTCAGTTCTCGCTGATATATTAGACAACATAGTCATGCCAAAACTATCAAATGCAGTAGGTACTTGGGAACCACATCTTGAGACCATTCCTATCCACACATGGGTGCATCCATGGCTACCTTTGCTAGGGCACAAATTGGAGGAGATCTACCGGACGATTCGTTTCAAATTGAGTACTGTTCTTGATGCGTGGCATCCAAGTGATGGTTCTGCATATGCCATATTGTCCCCTTGGAAGACTGTATTTGATAAGGATAGTTGGCAACAACTTATGCACCGTTTTATTGTACCAAAGCTGAAGGCTGTATTTGTATCTGATGAATTTCAAGTGAACCCGGCAAGTCAGAAACTTGATCAGTTTTATTGGGTAATGAACTGGGCTTCAGCTATCCCAGCTCATCTGATGGTTGACACGATGGAAATCTTCTTTACCAAGTGGCTTACAGTTTTGTATCGTTGGTTGTGCTCAAATCCTAACTTTGAAGAAGTTACGAAATGGTATTTGGGCTGGAAAGAACTTATTCCAAAAGAACTTTTGGCAAATGAAACTATTCGATACAAGATCAATTGCGGTCTTGAAATGTTGAACCAGGCTGTTGAAGGTATGGAGGTTGTGCAACCTGGTTTGAAGGAGAAGATAAGCTATATCAGGGTAAGTGAGCAGAGGAAATTTGAGAATCAGCAGAAAGCAGCGGCCTCTGCTCAGCCTGTCAATGCAGATGGTGTGAATGAAATGAGCATGAAAGAAATCATTGAAACCTATGCTCGGGAGCATGGTTTACTGTTCAAACTTAAACCTGGTAGAATGCATAATGGCCATCAAATATATGGGTTTGGCAATGTCAGCATAATAATTGATTCTCTAAATCAAAAGGTCTATGCCCAAAATGAGGAGACATGGTCTTTAGAAACTCTTGCGCGATTGCTAGAGTTACATAATAGATCTCTTAGTAAAAGACGCTGA